A genomic region of Runella rosea contains the following coding sequences:
- a CDS encoding phosphatase PAP2 family protein: MKKSVAILAAVWVTAVSLQAQVEPAASHWKTWFIPSGKAYRLPPPPAYKGEVTQVLARQQSLSAVGRQQIMYWNAGAPGYRWQQLMGELWMNGSSREGALANMLLGVATYDATIAAWDTKYAYDRPRPYVVDKRIKVYAPKTDSPSYPCEHSVAAGVAVTLIAHFYPSLADSVHRMAQQLMASRVAAGVAFPSDTQAGFELGKRVAEKELQHTKGFVPKKEWDGKRPEGTNYWQGKPSFPLAGLNKTVALDSSSQFRPGPPPDFAKEMEEIKNFKPTFRSTANAFFYADNNFWDDVLHKKIFEYNLHLNPPRAARLYAIAAIGMYDGFSACWDAKYTYWGTRPDQYDTSYRPVLFFTPPFPGYPSGHAMLGSIMAELYSYFFPSEKTYFQKKAKEGAESRFQGGIHFRTDNEVGLEMGKKVAAFIVEKIKTDGADDELSLPKQKKGGL; the protein is encoded by the coding sequence ATGAAAAAAAGTGTAGCAATTTTGGCAGCCGTTTGGGTAACGGCTGTGTCACTACAGGCGCAGGTAGAACCGGCCGCAAGCCATTGGAAAACATGGTTCATTCCCTCCGGCAAAGCCTATCGTTTACCGCCACCTCCCGCGTACAAGGGCGAAGTTACGCAGGTGCTTGCCCGCCAACAATCCCTGAGTGCTGTTGGTAGGCAGCAGATCATGTATTGGAATGCTGGGGCACCCGGGTATCGTTGGCAACAACTGATGGGGGAATTATGGATGAACGGTTCGAGCCGTGAAGGGGCACTGGCAAATATGCTGCTCGGCGTAGCTACGTATGATGCCACGATTGCGGCATGGGATACCAAGTATGCCTATGACCGTCCGCGTCCGTACGTGGTTGATAAGCGAATAAAGGTGTATGCCCCAAAAACCGACAGCCCGTCGTATCCCTGTGAGCATTCGGTGGCGGCCGGTGTGGCAGTAACGCTCATTGCTCATTTTTATCCTTCATTGGCCGATTCGGTGCATCGCATGGCGCAGCAGCTCATGGCCTCACGGGTTGCGGCAGGGGTGGCTTTTCCGAGCGATACGCAGGCGGGTTTTGAACTTGGTAAACGGGTTGCCGAAAAAGAACTGCAACATACCAAAGGCTTTGTTCCTAAAAAAGAGTGGGATGGAAAAAGGCCCGAAGGTACGAACTACTGGCAGGGAAAGCCTTCGTTTCCGTTGGCGGGCCTGAACAAAACCGTTGCGCTGGACAGCAGCAGTCAGTTCCGTCCTGGGCCGCCGCCTGATTTTGCCAAGGAGATGGAAGAAATTAAAAACTTCAAGCCTACGTTTCGTTCCACGGCCAATGCCTTTTTTTATGCCGACAATAATTTTTGGGATGATGTGCTGCACAAAAAGATATTTGAGTACAACCTGCACCTGAATCCGCCGCGAGCGGCCCGATTGTATGCCATTGCCGCTATCGGAATGTACGATGGATTTTCTGCCTGTTGGGACGCTAAGTATACGTATTGGGGTACGCGTCCCGATCAATATGATACCTCCTATCGACCAGTGTTGTTTTTTACCCCGCCCTTCCCGGGGTATCCTTCTGGACATGCCATGTTGGGTAGCATCATGGCAGAGCTGTATTCTTATTTCTTTCCTTCCGAAAAAACGTATTTTCAGAAAAAAGCCAAAGAAGGAGCCGAATCCCGCTTTCAGGGAGGTATCCACTTCCGAACCGACAATGAAGTAGGATTAGAGATGGGAAAAAAGGTGGCCGCTTTTATTGTTGAAAAAATAAAGACAGATGGCGCTGATGATGAGTTGTCATTGCCGAAACAAAAAAAAGGTGGATTATAA
- a CDS encoding DUF3244 domain-containing protein: MKSFAILLVSALSFASTAVVANPGNTPAVGNKKTENRTAITFETSAYITKDAAIRLAVKKNAPERVYITLRDAGNTVLYSETINKNEMSYAAKINVNDLTDGAYKLEISTGKDRVVKRLNLSSSKMETQRSITVN, from the coding sequence ATGAAATCGTTCGCCATATTGCTCGTAAGTGCATTGTCATTTGCCTCAACCGCCGTTGTTGCCAATCCTGGAAACACCCCAGCCGTTGGAAACAAAAAAACGGAAAACCGTACTGCCATCACTTTTGAAACGAGTGCATACATCACCAAAGACGCGGCTATTCGGTTGGCGGTTAAGAAAAATGCCCCCGAAAGAGTATACATTACACTTCGTGATGCTGGTAACACTGTTCTTTACAGCGAGACCATTAACAAGAATGAAATGTCATATGCGGCCAAAATCAACGTAAATGACTTGACCGATGGCGCGTACAAACTGGAGATTTCGACGGGCAAAGACCGCGTAGTAAAACGCCTAAACCTGTCGTCTTCTAAAATGGAGACCCAGCGCTCCATCACCGTAAATTAA
- a CDS encoding T9SS type A sorting domain-containing protein, translated as MKTIIKSLVCALALGTTVAFAHPTDEKSKDNRPVPAFESSTYVSADANLRVAIKKNTTDRVYITLRNTDGVVLFTETIGKKESAYAAKINVKDLNDGVYQLEISSGKDRVVKKLNLTSQKVETQRVVTVL; from the coding sequence ATGAAAACAATCATCAAATCACTCGTTTGCGCTTTGGCGCTTGGTACTACGGTCGCTTTTGCTCACCCAACCGATGAAAAATCGAAAGACAATCGCCCCGTACCCGCTTTTGAGTCAAGTACTTATGTTTCAGCCGATGCCAATCTTCGCGTTGCCATTAAGAAAAACACCACTGACCGAGTATACATCACCTTACGCAATACCGACGGAGTGGTGCTCTTTACCGAAACCATCGGCAAAAAAGAATCAGCGTATGCCGCCAAAATCAATGTGAAAGACTTGAACGATGGCGTGTATCAGTTGGAAATTTCTTCGGGCAAAGACCGCGTTGTAAAAAAACTGAACCTGACTTCTCAGAAAGTTGAAACCCAGCGCGTAGTGACGGTTTTGTAA
- a CDS encoding sensor histidine kinase: MNKKINRLLSLQMNFFSSESSMKIQVNRVEVVTWSVSALLILFLNTNLKTGEIRWEWVIAITVSSFLIGSVQSYLMPLLIRQAADWTVQKTIGVYALCVVVAALVVGSSMMFLMQTLKGEHYPLRAYLSSGMIYILMTFAFTSVYMIRALVDRWRSSLLKEQQLNQALLKAEYDTLKSQVNPHFLFNSLNILSALIPEDPENAVNLVERLSKVFRYNLQNNDRVTVDLGTELKIVEAYLFIHKMRFGDNLSYRIDVSKDEWPRQIVTQGLLTLVENAVKHNECSSEKPLKVEVYAVQDGVMVRNNFQPKNKQFLDSTGIGLKNLKSRYALLTSQKVQVIEDDQIFEVKIPFV, translated from the coding sequence ATGAATAAAAAGATAAATCGTTTACTTTCGCTTCAAATGAATTTTTTCTCAAGTGAGTCTTCCATGAAAATCCAAGTAAACCGGGTTGAAGTAGTTACGTGGTCGGTCAGCGCCTTGCTTATCCTGTTTCTGAATACCAATCTAAAAACGGGAGAAATTCGCTGGGAATGGGTGATTGCCATTACGGTTTCTTCTTTCCTGATTGGGTCGGTGCAGAGTTATTTGATGCCGTTGCTTATCCGACAGGCAGCCGATTGGACCGTCCAGAAGACCATTGGAGTTTATGCGTTGTGTGTGGTGGTGGCGGCGCTAGTTGTGGGAAGCAGCATGATGTTTTTGATGCAGACACTTAAAGGCGAGCATTATCCCTTAAGGGCGTACCTATCGAGCGGGATGATTTATATTCTGATGACGTTTGCTTTTACTTCGGTTTACATGATTCGGGCGTTAGTAGATCGTTGGCGAAGCTCTTTGTTGAAAGAACAACAACTCAATCAGGCGTTGTTGAAGGCCGAATACGACACGCTCAAAAGTCAGGTAAACCCACATTTTCTGTTTAATTCCCTGAATATTTTGAGCGCTCTGATTCCAGAAGATCCCGAAAATGCCGTCAATTTGGTCGAAAGGCTTTCCAAAGTTTTTCGGTACAATCTCCAGAACAACGACCGTGTGACGGTAGATTTGGGAACGGAACTTAAAATTGTGGAAGCTTATCTTTTCATTCATAAAATGCGTTTTGGGGATAATTTATCTTACCGCATTGACGTCTCGAAAGACGAATGGCCCCGGCAAATCGTGACCCAAGGGCTACTGACATTGGTCGAAAATGCCGTAAAGCACAATGAATGTTCTTCCGAGAAACCCCTCAAGGTGGAAGTATACGCCGTGCAAGATGGCGTGATGGTGCGGAACAATTTCCAACCCAAAAATAAGCAGTTTCTGGATTCGACGGGCATCGGGCTCAAAAACTTGAAAAGCCGCTATGCCTTGCTTACTTCCCAAAAAGTGCAAGTAATCGAAGACGACCAAATCTTTGAAGTTAAAATCCCCTTTGTTTGA
- a CDS encoding LytR/AlgR family response regulator transcription factor has translation MKILILEDEPLAAKRIESLVKSLEPTAEILGKLESVRSAVKWLNEHPQPDVILMDIQLADGLSFEIFQQADVSAPIIFTTAYDEYAIRAFKVNSVDYLLKPVEKDELEAALEKLKAQKGAASQTQIGKALDALLSQKTDWKTRFLLKAGARFDIVETGDVAYLYAEDKVVFLVTKEQKKYYIDETLDELEQKLNPAFFFRINRKYLAQLPSIERIEPHFNGRLKIKLRHREDDDIYVSREKAEVFKKWLDM, from the coding sequence ATGAAAATATTAATTCTTGAAGACGAGCCGTTGGCGGCCAAACGCATCGAATCATTGGTGAAATCACTGGAGCCGACGGCCGAAATTCTGGGCAAGTTGGAAAGCGTACGGAGTGCGGTAAAGTGGTTGAACGAACACCCGCAACCCGACGTGATTTTGATGGATATTCAACTGGCTGATGGCCTTTCATTTGAGATTTTTCAACAGGCCGACGTCTCAGCACCAATTATTTTTACCACTGCCTACGACGAGTACGCCATTCGGGCGTTTAAGGTAAACAGCGTTGATTATTTGCTCAAACCCGTGGAAAAAGACGAACTGGAAGCAGCACTTGAAAAGCTAAAAGCTCAAAAAGGGGCCGCTTCTCAAACCCAAATCGGAAAAGCATTGGATGCTTTACTAAGCCAAAAAACGGATTGGAAAACCCGGTTTTTGCTAAAAGCAGGCGCGCGCTTTGACATCGTAGAAACCGGTGACGTGGCCTACCTGTACGCCGAAGATAAGGTCGTATTTTTGGTGACGAAAGAACAAAAAAAGTACTATATTGACGAGACACTTGATGAGCTGGAACAAAAACTGAATCCTGCGTTTTTTTTTCGAATCAACCGCAAATACTTAGCTCAATTGCCGTCCATCGAGCGAATCGAACCGCATTTCAACGGACGGCTGAAAATCAAACTACGCCACCGAGAGGATGACGATATTTACGTGAGCCGTGAAAAAGCTGAAGTATTTAAAAAGTGGCTAGATATGTAA
- a CDS encoding GNAT family N-acetyltransferase gives MNDPILQYYLPHQLSPKRLDRYLASGWFRTVNMLFRAKVTCFDNDICAPINIRIKLSEHEHSKRLRKLLNKNEKLFRHEIRKATITREKEELFHQHQRRFRSFLSNSLEEFLVLTPRFETYEVAVYDDDRLVAISYFDQGENSLMSLLGLFDPGYSSYSLGIYTMLLEIEYSKATDRQWYYPGYVHERPSIYDYKLRLGKAEIYDWNTKRWLRHVDPHKQPNWADHIKNRTFALEQSLQSVGLGFQRKVYLFFGWHYFNSLYEQLFHCPLMLLLPDGRAVAYDVEKDQYICAKLEIYVPFRDIQMTLAPDFDPSLHHIDVMRVVEISHKTSSAADMSRFVWDTTFPHQEVSWWAKTRLMN, from the coding sequence ATGAACGACCCTATACTCCAGTATTATTTACCCCATCAACTTTCTCCTAAACGACTCGACCGTTACTTGGCGTCAGGCTGGTTTCGGACGGTAAATATGCTGTTCAGAGCTAAGGTGACATGCTTCGACAACGACATTTGCGCGCCCATAAATATCCGCATCAAACTGTCAGAACACGAGCATTCTAAGCGTTTACGTAAATTGTTGAACAAAAATGAAAAGCTTTTTCGGCACGAAATTCGCAAAGCGACCATTACCCGTGAAAAAGAAGAACTTTTTCACCAGCACCAACGCCGCTTTAGAAGTTTTTTGAGCAATTCTTTGGAAGAGTTTCTGGTTTTAACGCCTCGTTTTGAGACCTATGAAGTGGCCGTTTACGACGACGACCGGCTTGTAGCCATCAGTTATTTTGACCAAGGTGAGAACAGTCTGATGAGTTTATTGGGGCTTTTTGACCCAGGATATTCATCATATAGTCTAGGAATATATACCATGTTGCTCGAAATAGAATATTCCAAAGCAACCGACCGCCAATGGTACTATCCGGGATACGTTCACGAACGCCCTTCGATTTATGATTATAAACTTCGGCTCGGAAAAGCGGAAATTTATGATTGGAACACCAAGCGTTGGTTACGCCACGTTGACCCGCACAAACAACCCAACTGGGCCGACCACATCAAAAACCGAACCTTCGCACTTGAGCAGTCCCTTCAAAGCGTAGGCCTTGGTTTTCAACGAAAAGTGTATCTTTTTTTTGGGTGGCACTATTTCAACTCCCTTTACGAGCAGCTTTTTCATTGCCCGCTGATGCTACTTCTGCCCGATGGCCGGGCCGTGGCTTATGATGTTGAGAAAGACCAGTACATCTGTGCTAAGTTGGAAATTTACGTACCTTTCAGAGACATACAAATGACTTTGGCCCCCGATTTCGACCCTTCGCTGCACCACATTGACGTGATGCGCGTGGTTGAAATATCGCATAAAACCTCCAGCGCCGCCGATATGAGTCGGTTTGTGTGGGATACCACTTTCCCGCATCAGGAAGTGAGTTGGTGGGCCAAAACACGTTTGATGAATTAA
- the fbaA gene encoding class II fructose-bisphosphate aldolase: protein MSEIITRFKSGVVTGEGVSEIFRHANENDYALPAVNVVGTNSINAVLETAKKANSPVIVQFSNGGGIFYAGKSLSNANQQAAIAGSISGAMHVHQMAELYGIPVILHTDHCAKKLLPWIDGLLDAGEKYFDQHGKPLYSSHMLDLSEEPLEENIEICAKYFERMAKIGMTLEIELGVTGGEEDGVDNSDVDSSKLYTQPAEVAHAYEELSKISSRFTIAAAFGNVHGVYKPGNVKLQPIILKNSQDYIQQKYNTGALPVNFVFHGGSGSTREEIREAIQYGAIKMNIDTDMQWSTWEGILKYYKDKEGYLQTQLGNPEGPDSPNKKYYDPRVWLRKGEESMSQRLMVAFEDLNCINRLV from the coding sequence ATGAGCGAAATCATAACCCGCTTTAAATCAGGAGTAGTAACCGGCGAAGGTGTCAGTGAAATCTTCCGTCACGCCAACGAAAACGACTATGCACTTCCCGCCGTCAATGTCGTAGGTACCAACTCCATCAATGCCGTATTGGAAACTGCCAAGAAAGCCAACTCCCCTGTCATCGTTCAGTTCTCCAACGGAGGCGGTATTTTCTACGCTGGCAAGAGCCTTTCAAACGCTAATCAACAGGCCGCTATTGCAGGTTCTATCTCAGGCGCGATGCACGTCCACCAAATGGCTGAGCTGTATGGCATTCCAGTGATTCTGCACACTGACCACTGCGCTAAAAAACTATTGCCTTGGATTGACGGTTTGCTCGATGCGGGCGAAAAGTATTTTGACCAACACGGTAAGCCTTTGTACAGCTCACACATGCTGGACTTGTCGGAAGAGCCTCTTGAAGAAAATATTGAGATTTGCGCCAAATATTTTGAGCGCATGGCCAAAATAGGCATGACCCTCGAAATCGAATTGGGCGTAACAGGCGGCGAAGAAGACGGCGTTGATAACTCAGACGTAGACAGCTCTAAATTATACACACAACCTGCTGAAGTAGCACACGCGTACGAAGAATTAAGCAAAATCTCTAGTCGTTTCACCATCGCGGCAGCTTTCGGAAACGTACACGGCGTATACAAACCCGGTAACGTAAAATTACAACCCATCATCCTGAAAAACTCACAGGATTATATTCAGCAAAAATACAACACGGGTGCGCTTCCCGTCAACTTCGTATTCCACGGAGGTTCGGGCAGTACGCGTGAAGAGATTCGTGAGGCCATCCAATACGGTGCCATCAAGATGAATATCGACACCGATATGCAGTGGTCAACGTGGGAAGGAATCCTGAAATATTACAAAGACAAAGAAGGATACCTGCAAACACAACTCGGAAACCCTGAAGGACCAGACTCTCCAAATAAGAAATATTACGACCCACGCGTATGGCTTCGTAAAGGTGAAGAGAGCATGTCTCAACGCCTCATGGTAGCCTTTGAAGACCTAAATTGTATCAATAGATTGGTATAA
- a CDS encoding dipeptidase → MKTYIEQNKDRFLSELFDLLRIPSVSADPKFKGDMRRCAEAVKESILKAGADLAEIHETPGHPVVYGEKIIDPALPTVLIYGHYDVQPADPYELWETPPFEPTIRNERIYARGSCDDKGQFYMHIKALETMVATGSLTCNVKIMIEGEEEVGSDHLGTFVRENKEKLKADVILISDTSIIANDVPSIEVGLRGLTYLEVEVTGANRDLHSGVYGGAVANPINVLCEMIASMKDENNHITIPGFYDKVQELSAEERSLMNEAPFDLDEYKRDLAIDELEGETGYTTIERTGIRPTLDVNGIWGGYTGEGAKTVLPSKAYAKISMRLVPDQNNDEILDIFTKHFLSIAPPSVKVVVKPHHGGLPYVTPVDSVEYKAAELAMKEAWGGKQPVPTRGGGSIPIVALFEQELGVKSILMGFGLDIDALHSPNESYGLFNFYKGIETIPLFFKYYTELKK, encoded by the coding sequence ATGAAAACATACATCGAACAAAACAAAGATAGATTTCTGAGTGAGTTGTTTGACTTGCTGCGTATTCCATCCGTCAGTGCTGACCCTAAATTCAAGGGCGATATGCGCCGTTGCGCGGAGGCCGTGAAAGAATCCATCCTGAAAGCTGGTGCCGACTTGGCCGAAATTCACGAAACTCCGGGCCATCCAGTGGTCTACGGCGAGAAAATCATTGACCCAGCCCTGCCCACCGTATTAATCTACGGCCACTACGACGTACAACCCGCTGATCCTTACGAACTGTGGGAAACGCCACCCTTTGAGCCTACCATCAGAAATGAGCGTATTTATGCGCGCGGCTCCTGCGACGACAAAGGGCAATTTTATATGCACATCAAGGCCCTCGAAACTATGGTGGCTACTGGCTCGCTTACCTGCAACGTCAAAATCATGATTGAGGGTGAAGAAGAAGTCGGCTCCGACCATCTAGGAACTTTTGTGCGTGAAAACAAAGAAAAACTCAAAGCAGACGTCATTCTGATTTCAGACACCAGCATCATTGCCAACGACGTGCCCTCAATTGAGGTAGGCTTGCGCGGACTTACGTATCTGGAGGTAGAAGTGACAGGTGCCAACCGCGATTTACACTCTGGTGTGTACGGCGGTGCGGTGGCCAACCCCATCAACGTACTATGTGAAATGATTGCGTCCATGAAAGACGAAAACAATCACATCACCATTCCAGGGTTTTATGATAAAGTACAGGAACTCAGCGCCGAAGAGCGCAGCCTGATGAACGAAGCTCCGTTTGACCTTGACGAATACAAGCGCGACTTAGCCATCGACGAACTTGAGGGCGAAACGGGCTACACCACCATTGAGCGCACGGGTATTCGTCCTACCCTCGATGTAAACGGAATCTGGGGTGGCTACACTGGCGAAGGCGCCAAAACGGTATTGCCCTCAAAAGCCTACGCAAAAATCAGTATGCGTCTAGTACCCGACCAAAACAACGACGAAATCCTTGATATTTTTACCAAGCATTTCTTATCAATTGCACCGCCTTCGGTCAAAGTAGTGGTAAAACCTCACCACGGCGGGCTTCCCTACGTCACACCCGTTGATTCGGTAGAATACAAGGCAGCCGAATTGGCGATGAAAGAAGCATGGGGCGGGAAGCAACCCGTACCTACACGCGGCGGTGGCAGTATTCCCATCGTAGCGTTGTTTGAACAGGAATTAGGTGTAAAATCAATCCTGATGGGCTTCGGGCTCGACATCGACGCCCTCCATTCTCCCAACGAAAGCTACGGACTTTTTAACTTCTACAAAGGCATCGAAACCATTCCTTTGTTTTTTAAATACTATACCGAGTTGAAAAAATAA
- a CDS encoding TIGR04283 family arsenosugar biosynthesis glycosyltransferase gives MRISVIIPTFNEEKNITKLVKYLQEEGGEALANIIVVDGGSEDKTTEMARKAGAKVVISPKKGRAAQMNYGASFATGQILYFIHADARPPRGFINDIQSAIREGYQSGCYRFRFDSDKTLLKLNNYLTRLNILTARGGDQTLFITRPLFDDLYGFDEYYVIMEEYDLLRRLWRKNRSAFKIIPKEVCVSARKYDTNSWARVQVANLVAMTLFRLGAEPARIAATYKKMLHYQ, from the coding sequence ATGCGTATATCAGTCATTATACCAACCTTTAACGAAGAAAAAAACATTACCAAACTGGTAAAATACCTCCAAGAAGAGGGCGGGGAAGCATTAGCCAATATAATCGTAGTCGACGGTGGTAGCGAGGACAAAACCACCGAGATGGCCCGAAAAGCAGGCGCAAAAGTCGTGATTTCACCCAAAAAAGGCCGCGCTGCTCAAATGAACTACGGAGCTAGTTTTGCCACGGGCCAAATTTTGTATTTTATTCACGCCGATGCACGTCCACCACGTGGTTTTATCAACGATATTCAAAGCGCCATACGCGAAGGCTATCAATCGGGCTGCTATCGTTTCCGATTTGATTCAGACAAAACACTGCTCAAACTCAACAATTATTTAACGCGTTTGAACATTCTTACGGCGCGTGGCGGCGACCAAACCCTGTTTATCACCCGCCCGTTGTTTGATGACCTCTACGGTTTTGATGAATATTACGTCATCATGGAAGAATACGATTTACTACGCCGATTGTGGAGAAAAAACCGAAGCGCGTTTAAAATCATCCCCAAAGAGGTCTGTGTATCGGCCCGTAAATACGACACCAACAGTTGGGCCCGCGTACAAGTCGCCAATCTAGTGGCCATGACCTTGTTTCGGTTGGGGGCCGAACCTGCCCGCATTGCCGCAACGTACAAAAAAATGCTTCATTACCAATAA
- a CDS encoding BamA/TamA family outer membrane protein, giving the protein MIRQKFQSRILFTSLQILFLGCMLTQTAFSQQKRLSILPFPAVYYSPETRWAYGAALTATFRFKNDSLQARPSQMSLGIVFTQEKQSLYYLPFQLFLKNAQYYFNGELGFYKYNYYYFGIGNQPVPKELFGVDFPRVRLNFFKKIYPHLYAGVRYQYEDYRITQTVPNGEFASERVPGTPRSITSGAGLGLFYDTRDIVFFPSKGITADIAYFNNAPFWGANVFFNRLSADFSGYQTLFKKVVLAGNLFSSFTWGNAPFNMLSELGGGKRMRGYYQGRLRDDNVLLAQGEVRFGIFKRVGGVVFGSTAVLGNQKDIVRWHDPKFAYGTGIRFTANRRDHLNIRFDYAIGQDGGNFYFTIGEAF; this is encoded by the coding sequence TTGATACGTCAAAAATTCCAGTCAAGAATCCTGTTTACGTCGTTGCAAATCCTCTTTTTGGGGTGTATGCTTACGCAGACGGCTTTCTCTCAGCAAAAACGGTTGAGTATTTTGCCTTTTCCAGCGGTGTATTATTCGCCCGAAACGCGTTGGGCTTATGGTGCGGCGTTGACCGCTACGTTTCGTTTCAAAAACGACTCTCTCCAAGCCCGTCCATCGCAAATGAGTTTGGGCATTGTGTTTACCCAAGAGAAACAATCTCTTTACTATTTACCGTTCCAGTTGTTTCTCAAAAATGCCCAGTATTATTTCAACGGCGAGCTTGGATTTTATAAGTACAACTATTATTACTTTGGTATTGGCAATCAGCCCGTGCCGAAGGAGCTTTTTGGGGTTGATTTTCCGCGCGTTCGGCTTAATTTTTTCAAAAAAATCTACCCTCATTTGTACGCAGGCGTTCGGTATCAATACGAAGATTACCGCATTACCCAAACCGTTCCCAACGGCGAATTTGCCAGTGAGCGCGTCCCAGGCACTCCGCGCAGCATCACTTCGGGAGCAGGATTAGGTCTGTTTTACGACACACGGGACATTGTTTTTTTTCCGTCAAAAGGCATTACAGCCGACATTGCCTATTTCAATAATGCCCCGTTTTGGGGAGCCAATGTCTTTTTTAATCGTTTGTCGGCAGATTTTTCAGGTTACCAAACCTTGTTCAAAAAAGTGGTTTTGGCAGGAAATCTGTTCAGTAGTTTTACGTGGGGCAACGCTCCTTTTAATATGCTGTCTGAACTCGGTGGCGGCAAACGAATGCGCGGGTACTATCAGGGGCGCCTCCGCGACGATAACGTTTTGCTAGCTCAGGGGGAAGTACGTTTTGGTATTTTCAAACGCGTCGGTGGCGTAGTATTTGGGTCAACGGCGGTACTTGGCAACCAAAAGGACATTGTTCGGTGGCATGACCCTAAGTTTGCCTACGGTACGGGAATACGTTTTACGGCCAATCGCCGCGACCACCTCAACATTCGGTTTGACTACGCCATTGGCCAAGACGGCGGTAATTTTTATTTCACCATCGGCGAAGCTTTTTGA
- a CDS encoding aminodeoxychorismate synthase component I: MIPILPPPEAIHQMNEYGRARIPFLFIIDFLAQQPVVLRLDEVNADELRYEFNGLTNTQRKGEPAQPRAQFHKSTLSFEQYSPKFDFVLHQIKRGNSFLVNLSVCTEITTDLDLMTIFNQTKAKYRLWWRDKFVCFSPEIFVQVRGNRVASFPMKGTIDADLPLAQERILADVKEAAEHATIVDLIRNDLSMVAEKVWVERYRFIDKIETNQKTLLQVSSEIAGTMPDNWRETLGDWLFKLLPAGSISGAPKPRTLEIIQEAEGYERGYYTGVAGIFDGENLDSGVLIRFIEKINDRMVFKSGGGLTARSEAQSEYREVIDKVYLPLLHEFTPMY; this comes from the coding sequence ATGATACCAATCCTCCCCCCACCAGAAGCCATCCACCAAATGAACGAATACGGGCGTGCACGCATCCCGTTTTTGTTTATCATTGATTTTTTAGCCCAACAACCCGTCGTTTTACGCTTGGATGAAGTAAATGCCGATGAGTTGCGGTACGAATTTAACGGCCTGACCAACACCCAAAGGAAAGGGGAACCCGCTCAACCCCGCGCTCAATTCCACAAAAGTACACTCTCATTTGAGCAGTATTCCCCTAAATTTGATTTTGTCCTTCACCAGATAAAACGAGGAAACTCGTTTTTGGTGAATCTGTCGGTATGTACGGAAATAACGACTGACTTGGATTTAATGACAATTTTTAACCAGACAAAAGCCAAATATCGCCTGTGGTGGCGAGATAAATTTGTCTGTTTTTCACCCGAAATTTTTGTGCAAGTTCGCGGCAATCGTGTTGCGTCTTTTCCGATGAAAGGCACTATTGATGCTGATTTGCCTTTGGCGCAGGAACGGATATTGGCGGATGTGAAAGAAGCCGCCGAGCACGCTACAATTGTGGATTTGATTCGAAATGACCTGAGCATGGTGGCCGAAAAAGTATGGGTAGAGCGCTATCGGTTTATCGATAAAATTGAAACCAACCAAAAAACATTGTTGCAGGTGAGCTCCGAAATTGCGGGAACGATGCCCGATAATTGGCGCGAAACCTTGGGCGATTGGTTGTTTAAATTGTTGCCGGCGGGCTCTATCAGCGGCGCACCCAAACCCCGTACGCTTGAAATAATTCAGGAAGCAGAAGGCTATGAACGAGGCTATTATACGGGAGTGGCGGGCATTTTTGACGGCGAAAACCTAGACAGTGGTGTGCTGATTCGATTTATTGAAAAAATAAATGACCGAATGGTGTTTAAAAGCGGTGGCGGTCTTACCGCCCGCAGCGAAGCGCAGTCGGAATACCGCGAAGTGATTGACAAAGTTTATTTACCCCTCCTCCATGAATTTACCCCTATGTATTGA